The genomic window AAATTCCACAGTGACATGAACCTTTTGATGGTATTTCATTCGTTAATGCAGGAGTACATGGACAAAGTCTATTCTCAGTTGTTTCTTGTTCTGACGGTGTTTGTCCTATAACCATAAAACATGGACAGAATTTTTTACCATAAATCATTTGATTTCTAGTAAGTCCCATTTGAATTGATTTATTAACCTCTTCATCTGGATTATAAACTAAACTATGTTTAGATATTACTTCATCGGTAAACTGTTTTGTTAATTCAAATTCATTTAAAAATTCATCACTATTTGTATCTATTTTTCTTATCATTTTAAATCCTATATTATTATAAAAAAGAATAATAGTGTAATAATCTTTACATATGGATATACTAGATTTTATTTAATTGAAGATAAATATAAATTCTCAACTTTTTTTCTAGCCCAAGGGGTTTTTCTAAGAAAAGTTAAACTTGATTTTATAGATGGATTATTATAAAAACATCTTATTTCTATACGATCTGCTAATTCATCCCATCCATACTGTTCTACAAGAGATTCAAGTATCATTTCTAATTTAATTCCATGAAGTGGGTTGTTTGGTTGTTCTATCAATTTTATTCCTATAGTGTATATTAAGTAGATTCTATCAAAAAAAAGCTAAAGAGTTGAGATATAAAAATAACCTAAAAAGCGGGTTAAAAAAAAAGCTTAGCATTGAATACTTTGGTAAGTATAAAAAGCTAAGCTTTAAAAAAACTCAAGAGCTGGCAGCGGCCTACGTTTCCACCAGGGGACCCGGCAGTATTATCGGCGATGAAGTGCTTGACTTCCAGGTTCGGAATGGGACTGGGTATTTCCACTTCTCTATAGCCACCAGCAAAGTTGAGTGTAAAAAGTAAATAAACATAAGATAAATCAATATGTATTGCTCTTTACACTCAACTCGTAAAGGAGTTAAGAAAAAATAATGTTAAAGTCTTATACGCGCTTAAAAAAATATTCATTTTTTCAAGGTAACGCTAGTTTTTTCTAAAAAAACACAATTTGTATTAAATATAAGAAATATATTTAATAAGATAGTAAACCAAAGAATTTGTTAAATAAGCCAAACGTTCTATTAGTACTGGTCAGCTAAACGCCTTACAACGCTTACACATCCAGCCTATCAACCAGTTAGTCTTACTGGGAACTTCAGGGAAAGTTAATCTTAGAGTTGGCTTCGAGCTTAGATGCTTTCAGCTCTTATCACATCCGTACGTAGCTACCCAACGATGCTCTTGGCAGAACAATTGGTACACCAGTGGTACGTTCATCCCGGTCCTCTCGTACTAGGGACAAATCTCTTCAACTTTCCTACGCCCACGGAAGATAGGGACCGAACTGTCTCACGACGTTCTGAACCCAGCTCGCGTACCGCTTTAAATGGCGAACAGCCATACCCTTGGGACCTACTTCAGCCCCAGGATGCGATGAGCCGACATCGAGGTGCCAAACCTCCCCGTCGATGTGAGCTCTTGGGGGAGATCAGCCTGTTATCCCCGGCGTACCTTTTATCCTTTGAGCGATGGCCCTTCCACACAGAACCACCGGATCACTATGACCGACTTTCGTCTCTGTTCGACTTGTATGTCTCACAGTCAAGCTAGTTTATGCCATTATACTCAACTGGCGATTTCCAACCGCCATGAACTAACCTTTGTAAGCCTCCGTTACTTTTTAGGAGGCGACCGCCCCAGTCAAACTACCCACCAGACATTGTCCTGATACAAGATAATTGTACGCAGTTAGTAACTCAAATATTCAAGGGTGGTATCTCAAGGATGGCTCCGACTCTACTTGCGTCTAGTCATCATAGCCTCCCACCTATCCTGCACATGAATATCCAAGCTACAGTGTCAAGCTGTAGTAAAGGTGCACGGGGTCTTTCCGTCTTTCCGCGGGTAGGAGGAATTTTCACCTCCACTACAATTTCACTGGATCCCTGGTTGAGACAGCTCCCATCTCGTTACGCCATTCATGCAGGTCGGTATTTAAC from Arcobacter venerupis includes these protein-coding regions:
- a CDS encoding VF530 family DNA-binding protein, with product MIEQPNNPLHGIKLEMILESLVEQYGWDELADRIEIRCFYNNPSIKSSLTFLRKTPWARKKVENLYLSSIK